A window of the Brassica oleracea var. oleracea cultivar TO1000 chromosome C1, BOL, whole genome shotgun sequence genome harbors these coding sequences:
- the LOC106331446 gene encoding uncharacterized protein LOC106331446 → MRCEVRSGDSTFFWFDNWLGTRSIIDTTGDLGLRYLCIPRQARVAEACPNEAWGMRGRGRRVFGDVYTAIENAQKPDARRGSDVILWRHNEEDFKDHFSAARTWDQIRVRGPEVPWHHLVWFTQGVPRHAFIVWLTFKDRLSTGVRMRQWGIAQGCMLCGEPDESRDHLFFACPYTFTVWSNLTATLLGTVASPDWTTMVTSLLRRNRNKMDAILLRMIFHTTIYLVWKERNSRRHLGPWVTTEAITRQIDKAIRNRISSLKYTGQHKLESLFRRWVEVYIRQ, encoded by the coding sequence ATGCGCTGTGAAGTTAGAAGTGGTGACTCGACTTTCTTCTGGTTTGACAACTGGTTAGGCACTAGAAGTATTATTGACACAACAGGAGATCTGGGACTGCGGTACTTGTGTATTCCTCGACAAGCTCGTGTAGCTGAAGCGTGTCCAAATGAGGCTTGGGGTATGCGTGGGCGAGGGAGGAGAGTGTTTGGTGATGTGTATACTGCCATTGAAAATGCTCAGAAACCAGACGCTAGGAGGGGAAGTGATGTTATTTTATGGAGGCACAATGAGGAGGATTTTAAGGACCATTTCTCAGCGGCTAGAACATGGGATCAGATTAGAGTTCGGGGGCCAGAAGTACCTTGGCATCATCTAGTGTGGTTTACCCAAGGAGTACCACGCCACGCTTTCATTGTTTGGCTGACGTTTAAAGATAGACTCTCTACAGGAGTCCGTATGCGACAGTGGGGGATCGCACAGGGTTGTATGTTATGTGGAGAGCCTGACGAGAGCAGGGACCACCTGTTTTTTGCTTGCCCTTACACGTTTACGGTCTGGTCTAATCTAACTGCTACTCTGCTAGGCACCGTTGCTTCTCCGGATTGGACGACGATGGTGACTTCTCTGCTACGACGCAATAGAAACAAGATGGATGCTATCCTTTTGCGAATGATCTTCCATACAACCATTTATTTGGTTTGGAAGGAGCGCAACTCTCGTAGACACTTGGGGCCTTGGGTAACTACAGAAGCGATTACCAGGCAGATTGATAAAGCAATCCGAAACAGGATCTCTTCGTTGAAGTACACTGGGCAACATAAGTTGGAAAGTCTGTTCCGTCGATGGGTGGAAGTATATATTCGACAATAG
- the LOC106313049 gene encoding probable WRKY transcription factor 53, translating into MEGQKAMLAWEQKTLQSEVSLGLEAAKKLQARLSEASSPSSSSSYPAAETNEILMEQILSSYDKVLVMLNWSSSPPVQLTPATVAVVPVVNSGGIPESPASINGSPRSEDGGGSSESHRQDHMFNSRKRKMLPKWTEKVRISPERGLEGPQDDVYSWRKYGQKDILGAKFPRSYYRCTHRSTQNCWATKQVQRSDSDPTVFELTYRGTHTCQQGTPPPHPPPASPEKRNTRPKLTTTAQKPNDLLESLKTSLTVRTEGLDDADNVFSFPNTPPFCDFGTINDEFSSPIFDVVDWLNPTVEIDPAFPTFLQESIYY; encoded by the exons ATGGAAGGTCAAAAAGCTATGTTAGCTTGGGAGCAGAAGACACTGCAAAGCGAGGTCAGTCTTGGACTAGAGGCGGCGAAGAAGCTTCAGGCACGACTTAGTGAAGCATCGTCGCCGTCATCGTCATCTTCTTATCCGGCGGCTGAGACGAACGAGATTCTCATGGAGCAGATACTCTCTTCATACGACAAAGTTCTTGTCATGCTAAACTGGTCTTCCTCGCCGCCCGTACAGCTTACTCCGGCGACTGTTGCTGTAGTTCCGGTGGTGAATTCCGGCGGAATTCCTGAATCTCCGGCGTCGATTAATGGAAGTCCGAGGAGTGAAGATGGAGGAGGTTCCAGCGAGAGTCATCGCCAAGATCACATGTTCAATTCCAGGAAAAG GAAGATGTTACCAAAGTGGACAGAGAAAGTGAGGATAAGCCCAGAAAGAGGCTTAGAAGGACCTCAAGATGATGTCTATAGCTGGAGAAAGTACGGTCAGAAAGACATTCTGGGCGCCAAGTTCCCCAG GAGTTACTACAGATGCACACACCGCAGCACACAGAACTGTTGGGCAACGAAGCAAGTCCAGAGATCGGACAGTGATCCAACCGTTTTCGAACTGACGTACAGAGGGACACACACTTGTCAGCAGGGGACACCTCCTCCTCATCCTCCACCAGCCTCGCCGGAGAAGCGAAACACCAGACCTAAACTCACCACCACTGCTCAAAAGCCTAACGACCTTCTCGAGAGTCTTAAAACAAGCTTAACAGTTCGAACCGAGGGACTCGACGACGCTGACAACGTCTTCTCATTCCCTAACACGCCGCCGTTTTGTGATTTCGGGACAATCAACGACGAGTTCAGTTCTCCCATCTTCGATGTTGTTGATTGGCTCAATCCAACGGTCGAGATTGACCCGGCCTTTCCCACGTTTTTACAAGAGTCGATCTATTATTAA
- the LOC106313040 gene encoding high mobility group B protein 6 gives MATSADPAPTKKSRNSRKALKQKNEIVATETPPSPVSAKAKSAKSFEKDLLEMQTMMEKMKIEKDKTEELLKEKDEILRRKEEELVTRDAEQEKLKTELKKLQKMKEFKPNMTFACGQSLTQAEQEKMNKKKKKKDCPETKRPSSSYILWCKEQREEVKKQNPEADFKETANILGTKWKSLSAEEKKPYEERYKVEKEAYLQVIAKEKRETEAMKLLDDEQKQKTAMDLLDQYLQFVQEGEQDIKKKSKKEKDPLKPKHPISAFLVYANERRAALRQENKNVVEVAKMTGEEWKKLSDKEKAPYEEVAKKNKETYLQAMEEYKRTKEEDAMSQKKEEEELLKLHRQEALQLLKKKEKTDNLIKKEKETKKKKKNENVDPNKPKKPASSFFLFSKDARKALTEERPGTSNSTVTALISVKWKELGEEEKQSYNNKAAKLMEAYKKELEDYNKKSAAATSSS, from the exons ATGGCCACCAGCGCAGATCCAGCTCCGACGAAGAAATCGAGGAACAGCCGCAAGGCGTTGAAGCAGAAGAACGAGATCGTGGCGACGGAGACTCCGCCGTCGCCAGTCTCCGCCAAGGCGAAATCGGCGAAGTCGTTCGAGAAAGATCTGCTGGAGATGCAGACGATGATGGAGAAGATGAAGATCGAGAAGGATAAGACGGAGGAGTTGCTTAAGGAGAAGGACGAGATTCTGAGGAGGAAGGAGGAGGAGCTTGTGACGAGAGACGCTGAGCAGGAGAAGCTCAAGACGGAGCTCAAGAAGCTTCAGAAGATGAAGGAGTTCAAACCTAACATG ACGTTTGCTTGTGGCCAGTCTCTCACACAAGCTGAGCAAGAAAAGATGAACAAGAAGAAGAAGAAGAAGGATTGTCCCGAGACGAAGCGACCATCGTCATCATACATACTGTGGTGCAAGGAGCAAAGGGAAGAAGTCAAGAAGCAGAACCCTGAAGCTGACTTCAAGGAGACTGCGAACATTCTTGGCACTAAATGGAAGTCTCTTAGTGCGGAAGAGAAGAAGCCGTACGAGGAGAGGTACAAGGTGGAGAAGGAAGCTTACCTCCAGGTCATTGCTAAGGAGAAGCGTGAGACAGAGGCCATGAAGCTTCTGGATGATGAGCAGAAGCAGAAGACTGCTATGGATTTGCTTGATCAGTATCTCCAGTTTGTGCAGGAAGGTGAACAGGACATCAAGAAGAAGAGCAA GAAGGAGAAGGATCCTCTGAAGCCAAAGCATCCCATATCTGCCTTCCTGGTTTATGCTAACGAGAGGAGAGCTGCTTTACGCCAAGAGAACAAGAACGTTGTAGAG GTCGCAAAGATGACCGGTGAAGAGTGGAAGAAGTTGTCGGATAAAGAAAAAGCACCCTACGAAGAG GTGGCAAAGAAGAACAAGGAGACATACCTGCAAGCAATGGAGGAGTACAAGAGGACGAAGGAAGAAGACGCCATGAGCCAGAAGAAAGAAGAAGAGGAGCTCTTGAAACTCCACAGACAGGAAGCTCTCCAACTGCTTAAGAAGAAGGAGAAAACCGACAATCTGATCAAG AAGGAGAAAGAGACCAAGAAGAAGAAGAAGAACGAAAACGTTGACCCAAACAAACCCAAGAAGCCTGCTTCGTCATTCTTCCTCTTCAG CAAAGACGCAAGGAAAGCTTTGACAGAAGAACGTCCAGGGACGAGCAACTCAACGGTCACCGCTCTAATCTCAGTGAAATGGAAG GAATTGGGTGAAGAAGAGAAGCAAAGTTACAACAACAAAGCAGCGAAGTTGATGGAAGCATACAAGAAGGAACTTGAAGATTACAACAAGAAGAGTGCTGCGGCTACGAGCAGTAGTTAG